From the Onychostoma macrolepis isolate SWU-2019 chromosome 13, ASM1243209v1, whole genome shotgun sequence genome, the window ttggcagacacctTTATCCAAAGCAAGCTACTTTGCATTCAAGGTATACATTTTATAAGTTTATAAGCATTTCTTTGGAATCAAATCCATGAACTTAGCATTGTTAGTGTTATGCTCTGCTTTTTGAGTTGTTTGATGTGAACATGTACATATTGATCTATACAGGGGCGGTCCATTTCAGATCAGGCTGTTGCTAAGGCTGATTTAAGGATGGTAGATTCTAATATTTTCGCAATTTTTTGCCCCCttgaattattcattatttctAGGTCAAGGGGTATGATATATCAAGCATTATGATTGCAATTCACATACAAATTAATAGATGCATACACATACTTGTTCACTTTTCACATCAGTGGAAAATTTTCATTCCAACTGGTTCAGAGACTCCTCCTTAGGGTAAAAATATGCAGATATTTCAGTGATATTTCAGTTAACCTATTTCATTGCTTTTCTATGAACTAAAATGTTGTAGCGGTCAATGCTGCATTTATCTCATACTAAATTCCTTTCCACTGTCTATTCCGCATATCTTAAATTCAGTGTTTCTCCTCTTCGTTGCAGTAGCAGAAAGCCTAAATCAATCGCTCACTTGTGCGCTAATGAGAGATCAATAAACACTGTAGCTCTCCACTTCCACGAATGTGTTCACCTATTTTCCCCAGAAACCGTCTCATCAGCTTCGTTTTCTACACCACATGTAGCACATCGAAATTACTGCGTGCCAAAGTCTGCATGACAACGAATAGATTATGGAATTAGCAACCGCACACGGCGATCACAGGGGGGCTAAATTGCGGTCTGTTTAGGACACAGCTTAGCAGGATTAGAATTTTTCATTAAACCATAAAACAAGCAGACAGTCATTAATTATGGCTGAGCATTCAAGATCAGTCATTGGCCAGGTCGCAAAGAGCTGAGTAGATTTAATTTAGTACCAGGCTTCTGAGAACTCTTTCCTAACTGTTACACAACCCCTGGCTCCCCAGCAAGAGAGCAAAAAACAGCCGTCTGATGCCAGCCGCGATCGCCAGGGCCTTTATCTCTTGAGAAATGAAaggaaaagaaattaaattccACTTAAATGTCAAGGCAAGCAATTAGATATGTATTCCACAGATTGCAAATTAAATTACTGCAAAGGGCCAAAGTCTTGTACCACCACATCAGCCTGGAACTACGATGAAAGCCCACAAAGCGTGAAGCGTGAACAGCCAGCAGTGCTTGTTCTGTGTCACATTACCAATGCAAATGCAGCTGAGCTACagcattattcattatttacacAACGCATTGACGGATGGTCTGATTGATGGACGGTATGATTTCTCAAAATTGGGCCCCGGGGAACATTTACAGTAGGTGGAGACCCCATTTAAAGCAGATAGGCTGTAGAGCTATATTTAGAGAGAGGTCAGTCAAGGTCTTCTGTGGGTCGGGTCACGTTTTGGACTGCACTTTGTTGTTCTAACTGGAGTAGAAAGTGCTCAGAAAACAAACTTGAAGGGACAGTGTACTCAAAAACAAgaattctgtaatcatttatgGTGTCAGTCCAAACCTGACTTCACTTAGTGGAAAAGCATTTTTTCTCTACATTCAGTGaaagtcataaaggtttggaacgacacaagCCAATGAGtcaatgatgacagaacttttttcattttggggtaaactaacCTTTAAACCTTGTTCGTAACTTTCCATGAACTCAAAGTATCTTCCATAATCCAATTAAGTTAAGCAGTTATGGCTCTTATGAGATATAGTTCTTATGagaatttattatttgttaagtAACTGTCAAAGTGCCCCAAATATTTTGCTTGAAGTTCAAAGTTTTTAGAtttataaacatctttaaaagcAAGTAACATTTGAAGTCCTTCACAGAAAACTTAAATCAGACTGCTTGCAGCTGTTATTTGACTGATATACGTTTATTATGCCTAGTAATCAAAAAATCATTAGAAAGTGACAAAAGGGAAATAACATTCCTTCATTTCTGCTTTCATCACAACTCTTGACAGAATGACAAACCATATAAAGAGTTTCCTTGGtaaatctggaaaaaaaaaaaaggtttcatgtacagtggggcaaataagtatttgatacaCTGCCGATTTTTCAAGTTTTCCCACTTACAAAGAATGGAGAGATCTGTAATtttctgtgagagccagaattCTTGCTGGTTGGTAGgtgatcaaatacttatttcatgcaataaaatggaagttaattatttaaaaatcatacaatgtgattttctggattttttttttttagattctgTCTCTCACAGTTGAGGTGTACCTACGACGAAAATTACAGATCTCTCCATTCTTTGTATGTGGGAAAACTTGAAAAATCGGCAGtgtatcaaatacttatttgcccCACTGTAACTGCGGGTTTGAATTGCGCCAGGAGaaataaaatatgctttttaaaCATTCACAAACCTCTTTTTGTTCTATTTGTTCTGTAATTCACAGAATAGGAATCTGCCAACAAGTGGCCTTCACCAAAACCTCTCTGAACATATAGATACTGACCACCTCATGTCGACTATAGAGCAGCTGGTTAGGTCAAAGCCAAAAACATCAGAGTTACTGTGGACTGCAGGACACACCCCAGGAAGGgaggagaaaaagagaaatccgACTGTCAAAACCTTCTTAAGGGATAATCCAGGCTGGCTGGCCACGGCCAACAGGGATGAACTGTAATACCCTACTCAGAATGTGAGCATGTGGTTCCATGAagagtgtaaatatatatatttttttactgattAACCAaattgggtttttttttaatgtgtatttatgACTAATTAGACACACTGGGGATTGTTAGTCTCTACTGAAATGCAAGTTCTGAGGGATCTGGAGCAGTAAACAGATTGAAAAGTGAGGATATGCACCAACCCAGAGCATCAGTGGAAAAATTTAATTGGATCTGCACTATTAGGAAAAGAAGAAATAATGGAAGAACACAAATGTGTAACTCAAGAAAAGTGAGTGATTGTAAGAAGGGAACGAGAAAGAGAATGAAAGAGAACAATAGCTTATTCTCTCTTTGTTAGCTTGTAGTGTCAAAAGACACCATATAAATCAGCAGGAGGATGGATCTCAGTACAGGCTGTCTGGTACCAAGCTTGCACACAAGGCCTTTGTGCACTCAAAGAAGAAACAAACCACAGGACATAAGATAAAAGTAGCTACTAAATCAACCATTCATCTCCCAGGAAGGATGCTTCAATAACTTTACCATTTCATCATGATGTTTATGTACAATCTATAAATCAAAGCGTCACATTTGAAACCATCCTTCATCAGAATAGCAGCACTATTTCTAGTTTAAGatctgcagagcatccatttaGGTCAGTGAACTCAGGTGTTAATTAGCAGCTGTTATTTTCCTATTAAATGCAGCGCAAGGTAAACAGCACACAGCTTCAGGAAGAATCCCACAGCCTTGGCAAGCCACACAACTCAGCACTTTTCTCCTCCAGGAAATCATTAGCAGAATAGTTGGAGAGAATGCTACACATGAGGAGGAGAGTCTGATATTCCTCCCTTTAGTTctgcacacatgcatgtggttTGTCCTCCAATAATGTTCACTGCAGCTTTTCTGATATGTCAGCAACTGTTCACAAAGCTATGAAGTATCTATTCTaagcaaattcatttttaatttataattcacaCCAAGAGGATTCCCATCATTTTTCTTTAATCCAGTAAAGTGTAATTCTGACAGGATACAATAACTTAGATTAGTATTAGGTAGCTCAAACAACAGCACCAAAGCCATTGGTTTGAACTCAGAGGTTTAAAGTCCCACAGAAACTACAAGCAAGATCACCAAGTTGATGCTACTAAAATGAACAAGTGTGACAAGACCCGGCTGAGATCTGTACCAGCAccttgtggtgtgtgtgtgaaggttttttttttactactgcTGAGGTGTTTATGAGCCTTATGCTGGGTGTATGGAGGTGAATTACGTTTACTGTAAGAGTTGAAACTATTCTGGGTGTTGTGtgcatatgtacagtatatatctgtgtgtgtaatTCAAGAACATTTGTGGGTTGCAACATTCAGCATATGCGCCAAGGGGGGCCACTAATTACAACTGAACTGAGAATgtctttaaaatttcaattaaaatcCTAAATTTGAAAAGAGATAGCTAACAGAAGGCAGAATtgcaatttaaacttattgaaatttaaagaaatttgtatgatttatttaaactaGAAGAGCAAAGTTTTGAAATAAGGAAATCCTTTTTCTCTGAAGTTACGATTTTAGGAATTTGTAGGAACATAAGAAAAGGGGGGAAGAAAGGGCTTTTCTTAACTCTGCTCCTTCTCAAGTGCTGCTGACTCATACCTTGCCACTCCACTCACCTGCGTGCATATGGCAAATACAATGGTGTCCACTCCTGGTCCTCCTGGGCAGCACTGTCTTCTGGCTTTTGTTGGGCCTCTGAGCTTTTTGGTCTTTCATTGATTGATTACAGTGTTCCCTCAGCTGGGTTCCAGAGCATAAAAAAATGGCTTCGGAGGCACAGGTACAGAGGCTGATTGATAGGAAGCAGCTAAAGCCTGCTAAAATCATGGCCCAAGAGGACCAAGACTGGACACCACCGACCTTTACCAGAGATGAGATGTTCTGCTCTAGCCAGACACTAAAGCCCCTGCTCTATCTGGCCATTGCCTCTCCTGAACTGAGCAAagcaaaactaaactaaatgcaGATCATGGCTGGCTGAATGGGATGGTTTATTGCCTGGCTGGGAATTGGGGCTTTGCTGGCTCCAGGATGAAGGATGGCCATCCCCTCTGCGTGTGGTGTACTCAAATGGGACTCCGTATATCTCATTGTGGGTGCTACAGCAGGCTCCAATCGGAGCCACCGTTCATACCGCTATAGATGCTCCGGTGATGAGGGGACATCTCCTCTACGCCCGGcctcttctgtgccacctctcgGCCAGGGCTGCCAAACTTGCCATGCTGATGCCTCAACAACTCAGGGCTCCCAGATATGACACGGCCCTTCTGTAGGTGCTCCGGTGTCCCTGATAGAATCTGTTTGGGCTCTGGACTCCCACACACACTACCCATGCTACCCCTGTGCTTCTGGAAAAGATCTGGGCTGCCAGGCGGCTGAGAGGACACCAGTAAGTGTTTTGAGAACTGCTCAGGGCTGCCTCTCTTGCCAAGTTTCTCTGGACTGAGACCCCGCAGGCCCTTATGGTCCGGACTGGAGAAGGACCCGCAGCGAGACCGGCACACTTGGGGAAAGGTATGTGCTGCGTACTCCTGGCTGGTGCTATGTCTTCGGCTTGCTTGCTCAAGACCCTTTGCCTCCTCCCCTGAGCCTGGCTTATGTAGGTGATCAGGACTGCCTCCAACCGGGCCACCCAACAGCTGCTGTTTATGTGTGAAATGGTCAGGGCTGTCGGTGCTGCCCGCGCTGGAGGTACTGCTCCCGTCACCCACATCCCTTAGTAGGCCAGGCCCAGGGCCGCTAGCGTGAGACAGGCTGCTCTGACTATCGATTGAACTCCTGCAGCCTGCTGGTCCCCCGGTACCCGTTGACCCGCCGGTACCTCCAGAGCCCTTCTCCTCATCCAACATGAGGCACAGCTCTCTCAGTTCAAGGTTCTCCCTCACCACTTCCTCCTGCCTCTGCTCCAGCTCTTTCAGCTTCTGCAGGTAAAGTGTCACCTCCTTACGCATGATTCCTGCGCTGTAGCGGCCCAGGCGCTGCCACTCCCTCGACACCTTTTTCCCTTTCTGCCGGTCGTCATCCAGAAAGCAGCAGAGGTCCCGCAGCTCCTGGTTGTCCTCTTGCAGCTTCTGATTCACCTCCTGGAACAATCAAATCTATGACTCAACACTGATGTCTAAGCAAAGCCAGTTTGACTGATGAAAGTGAAGTTAAACAAATGCTGGCAtcagtgctgcacaacagaagaCAGAGTATAAAGAACAGAGACAACACATCTTCTAGTAGAATATTCTAGTCGAGTTTTTCAATATTGGTAggaaaaaatgtatgaaaaaggaaaaatatatgtgtgtattaatactaataataacatatagtatttataatattaatgttaattcatATTCTGAATTAATTCATATTCTAAatgcaaatgttcatttataaataatatgcttctttgtgtttatatatatatatatatatatatatagtgagaGAGAGATACACACAAAAGagaagcatttttaaaaatgtaattatattaaaaattgattaaaataatctattaactattattattacaaatattttaatgttattgtaAATCACTGTTGTAACGTTCTACTTTACACATCTGGCTACAAGCaattcgtttttatttatttatttattttccccatAAGACAAGTGTTGCCATGTACTGTTCTATgacaaaatgacatttaagagGCTCCCGGGGACCTTTAGCCCCATTATACCTCATCATAAAGAACTGTATTTGCGAGGAGCTACATAGCCTATTAGAAAATGtggaggtaaaaaaaaaaactatttaaagcTCCAAAACATGACAGGAGAGAGGTGAAAAGCTTTAACTGCTGCATCTGTGAAGGCCACAGtacgatttttttaaaagttattttatacgaacattttaataaataaataaaattagcttTGTTTGTGTGGTACCAAAAACGAAGTGGGGTGTAGAGGGGTTAATCCAATCGTTATTCCATTTCGCCCACACCCTGTCACCTGAACACAGGCTCGCCTTACCTTCAGCCCCCGTATTTCGTTGAGATGCTGCTGAAGCCTGCGGTTCACCTCTCGGATGAGATTGCTGTGGTCCACTATGACGCTCATCTTCTCAGCTTCGGCTCTGCGGAGCCGGCGAACCAGCTCCTCCTTGCTCCATTTCAGAAGCTCCTCATCCGTAAGTTTGGAGAGGTCCTCTGAGGGACCTTCTGAGCTCTTGGATATGCTCGACTGCAGCTGAGGCTGGGTGGGCTTTTCCATTCTCCCGAGCAACTTATTGAAGTGCTAGGCTATAAAACAAATCGCCGACAAGCCGGTCAAATCCTTCGTTCGCACTTTCCCGCAAATTCCCTCTTGTTAGGATCGAATTTTTGAGACTACCATTTTAACGATAACTGTTCTGTCCATGCTGTCCCCTCTGAAGATAAGGATGCAGCCCTAGAGTACCGGCGAATACTTCTCCTCCTTATGCACTTGCTGTGCGGGTGGACCCTCTGTCTCTACGGCAGAGACTCGGTGTGTTTCCATCTGTCCGTCAGCATCCTGTCCAGCTCAGTGCGGTGCTGATCCCGCGCATGAAGAAGGCGCACGGCTGGTCGCTTCTGTGCGCAGGGTGCGTGACAGCAGCCTCTCAAATTGCTCGACTGGCTGAGTTGTGATTTTTCTCTCTACCTCTCTCTTTCGCTCTCTGTTCCGTCACACGCCCCCTTCTCTTGGAGACAGCTAACTTCTTGATATTGGGCGCCACCTGGCGGTGTTAAATCAAGCCTACATCAACTTGACCATTCTACAATCAATTTCAGTTTTTGTATCGATCTTAATATTTGCGAATAtatatgtgcatttctcaaaacaattcgtACAAACACCACCACGATGGATTAACTGCTAAAGCCTGTAACTCGCGCAacatctttagttcatctctcaaaattAAGTAGGCCTATTTATACAAAATGCTTAGCCATTTTGTCAAAACAGTGTACTCTGTCAGTATTTCCTGACATAAACTATGGCTACGGTTTTGATGACAGACTGAAAGTGCACAAATGCACTTATCCTGTTCATGTCAATATTACAAATGTACATgttactgtatgtgggatatattatatgtacacacacacatttatttatttgatcccctgctgattttgtacgtttgcccactgacaaagaaatgatcaatctataattttaatggtaggcctttgtttatttgaacagtgagagacagactaacaacaacaaaatccagaaaaccGCATTTGCTGactgataggggatcaaatacttatttcactcattaaaatgctaaTCAATTTAAATTACATACAGAAATTATTAGTCTTTTTAGTTAAGGTGGTAAATCAAACCTAAATCTATATAGTGCTGTGGGATGGAAGTTTCTTCATGTTGTTGTGAGGACATTGATGTTTAGCTAGttgacattaaataaaatacacagactattcaaaaaaaaaaaaaaatgttaatcaatttataacatttttgaaatgcgttttttgttgttgttgttgttgttgttactctgtctctcactgttcaaataaacctaccattaaaattatagactgatcatttctttgtcagtgggcaaacgtacaaaatcagcaggggatcaaatcattttttccccactgtgtgtgtgacagGGCCTAAAATTAATTAACACCCGCCAAGCGCCAAATGCGAGTAAAAATCGTCGTTGGCGAGTAGGCTACATGTAGAGTCAGTCGCCAGTTGGCGGGTAAAACCTTTACGAAATTATAACAATGTAATGTAGTGAGAACAACAGCCCATTTTTAAAGAGATTTGCTGTTTCTGAAATAAgcgaataaaataatatattccgAAGACGAGCTCATCGTGATGCTGTTCTGTCATAAGCGACCAGAGCGAATCAAATAATAGATACAAACGGGCTAATACGgtcagagcagtgtgatggccAGCTTGTGCCTAGACACCGTTCTAATAACTTTTACCTGAGAAGATATTACTGCTTCATTTCGGAAGATTAACTTTTCccttctttattcttcataacCCGAGAATGTGGCGACACATAGGCTACCTGGGGTTTCGCCTATAGAGGCTTTGAAAGGCTGCTCGTTCGACTGTACACGTACACCGAGCCGCTTCAGACAGCTCATTAGTAGCGCTTCAACGgacgaaaacacacacaattatacGCGGTTTTGGCGAGTCACCTCGTAAACGTAGCCTTAAACGAGTTATAAAGTCTTAAATGGCCGtaaagagtttggagaaaatAGGGTATGTGTCCGATCCACGTCACGCgcatcaggttttaaagagacagcgctgatttaaagtgaaacctgctgaagtctgtcattgatgtaaatcaaagaacaaaagaaaaagagaaatcactcgACTGTTCTAGTCGCTGATTAACTTTGTAGCTGAATAAAGATTAATCTGTATAGTTTATGCATATACAATgtatagtttatgtgaagattgttttaaaatcacttaatatttcagagcctattaaatgttaaaaataatggctttcaattatactgtatatgttgaatggctataattaataggggaaattgagggaaaatgcatttaatagagatACCAGCAGTATTGGTATTAATGCTTCATTaatagtgaaagtgaagtgacatacggccaagtatggtgacccatactcgaaatttgtgctctgcatttaacccatccaacgtgcacacacacagcagtgaacacacacacaccgtgaacacacacccggagcagtgggcagccatttatgctgcagcgcccggggagcagttgggggttcggtgccttgctcaagggcacctcagtcgtggtattgaggtggagagagcgctggacagtcactccccccacctacaatccctgccggcccgagactccaactcgcaacctttgcattacgagtccgactctctaaccattaggccatgacttcCCCTGATTAATAATAGGCTACTTTGTAAAAAGATgtcattaaaaacatatttaaaatgtactatctttatgttgtttctacattaatttggaggttcaatgtgaaattatgacaatataaatatgtgattaatcatgattaattacaGAGAAATGtgtgattacttttttaaatcgattgacagacagcactaatgttaacattttatagattttaaatttcaatttaattttataggTCCCCCAGAAAGAGATTTAGGATGGCCCCCTTCAAATTTTCAGTTCGATAATCCGGCCCTCGAATGAAGCTAATCGAGTAGCCCTGCTCTAATCCATTAACATGGGTGCAGAGAAAAAATATGCACCACATACGCACTGCAAACTGagtatgtgtgaaacaggcgtAACACGGTGGCCTGCTTCGTTTGCCGAAAACATGCAAAGGACAAGAATCTCAACGTTtttaggacaaaaaaaaaaagaaaaatataaatcaataaatctgtttgttgttttttccttgTAAGTAAAGTAAAGGAccaattaaaaacattgtaaatatgtgTAGTCATTGTAGTGGTAATaactgcctgtttttgcaaaaagagtttTGGCCGGTACATTTTATCAGGTCACCGGCCATTGCAGGTGTggcaaaaagttagttttaggccctgtatatatatatatatatatatatacactgtatatctATATGTGTGTATCTGTAaagtatatttactgtataatgtaaaatgtaagtgGACTAATTTTAATATGAAGCATTGAAAAAGCAATGTACAGTGCACACAaagtattctatagtctttggtgcACATTGTTTGATTACATTACATTGAGTGATTACGAACATGGTTGTTCTCCCAATACTCGGCTGCATCTTTCAACCTGCCTCagcaattgacctatcggtaagccccccctccccccttagttactgttgctccctcggacaaacaaagggagttgctcactgtcttacaatgacagctgcagtgtgaaaacttTGTCCcatgatgtttttgcacaattttggacacagaaggccaccaaatgggaattaaatattccatggagggatttataaaatatttaaaaataagtacggtgggtaactcgaagcgagggtttacagatcacaatgcaagcgggagaagtctcatattacggtcggtcatcatgaccgcggatgacaacatgcaggatcaacactgttcatgtatcgcagggtacgattaagttaatgtacatttaaccagtttaatatggagaggcactgaaatgtcgaccttcgtttatgtgttttgacctacactgtacaagacgctagaacagtccgctatttaggtttgtaagttacattagcatggactcactaactttaacgttagctagttttagcccgagataccttgctaaagcacaagataacattaacttaaattgtaacttaatgagtgtatgacaaccagaaaatgaacgtttttgtcttcatttgtattggggtgaatacttagggacattttgctctgttttgtttggattcaggaaatgtaataaaataaattatattgcccatcctctcaggatacctggaatcagtgttacgagtaccccaggcacataatttttccatttttgaagcataaaccccataaaaccgatgcgagcttcggttcttccaatgtttctctatggcgctgaaacctaaagatgtccgagttccgctccccctgccattggctagtctgcgttcgaggggaggggcttaccgataggtcaattgtgagGTCATGATTGAGAGCAAGGTCTACAGGGGTGCCCAACCCTGGTCCTGGAGATCTAccgtcctgcagagttcagttccaaccctgacCAAACACAACTGTCTGTAATTATCCAGTGCTCCTGAAGATCCTAATtagttggttcaggtgtgtttggtcagggttggagctgaactctgtgGGAAGGTAGATCTCtaggaacagggttgggcaccCCTGGTCTACAATAATTGCTCTTTTTTCATCTGAAACGTGGCTGCATACTTGGCCTATTCAACCTCTTTGTGTGCCCCCTACCCTTTTAGAGAACTGGTTGATCCAACGTTGTACATTCCCAATCATTAGTAAAATTTAAGATTGACCTGCACAACTCATCAgttcaaaacacatttacaaaaaaaattaaaaaagtctaatagaaaATTAAGGAAAATAACTTGACAGATTATGACAACTAGCTCAACCAATTTGCACTGAATTATTTAAGAAATGAACTAATGGCTTGATATTTTGGGAGGTAAGATTATTCAATAGTGAACCAGTTTCAAATATTTTGATCAACATGATATAAGCACAATTTACCAAAAGAATGAGAAattgcttttatgatgtgcacaagtgagcaagtagttttgagaatttcaattctgagaaatgtaTCAAAGCGACTAAAACTGTAAGTCATCTGCCTATTTAgtataacatataataatagtaattattattgtgGTGGTACACTGTGAAAATGTGTTATTGATGAATTTGTGTACAGTACTGTATTTGGTATACACAGAAAAATCCCCAGAGTTAAATCAACTCTGCTCAGAGTACATATTGTCCCAATCTACAGAGTGTTAAAGTAACACCGAagaagagttaaagttaatgggATAATTAAGTGATGAGTGAGCATTAGAAAAGAAAACCTGCTGTTAACAATGTTGAAGATGAACAACTACTGCTctggcttttagacatgaaaaTGTATCTCATAGTCCTCAACAGTGGTAACTCcacttcagtgttactttaacacgcttaagccttgtctgtgtttctctttccttcagtggttctgcttgttaacagcaggtgttcatcactaatgctcaatcagcaatttattaatcacataattatctcgtTAACTTTACACtccttcagtgttactttaacactatttAGAGTGGGACCATATGCTCTgagcagtgttaatttaacactcaGGGTTTTACTTTGTACAGATGACTTTATTTAAGTAATTGTAGCAGTAAAGCGTGCAAATGTTACTTGTCTATGTCTGCctcat encodes:
- the ccdc85a gene encoding coiled-coil domain-containing protein 85A; translation: MEKPTQPQLQSSISKSSEGPSEDLSKLTDEELLKWSKEELVRRLRRAEAEKMSVIVDHSNLIREVNRRLQQHLNEIRGLKEVNQKLQEDNQELRDLCCFLDDDRQKGKKVSREWQRLGRYSAGIMRKEVTLYLQKLKELEQRQEEVVRENLELRELCLMLDEEKGSGGTGGSTGTGGPAGCRSSIDSQSSLSHASGPGPGLLRDVGDGSSTSSAGSTDSPDHFTHKQQLLGGPVGGSPDHLHKPGSGEEAKGLEQASRRHSTSQEYAAHTFPQVCRSRCGSFSSPDHKGLRGLSPEKLGKRGSPEQFSKHLLVSSQPPGSPDLFQKHRGSMGSVCGSPEPKQILSGTPEHLQKGRVISGSPELLRHQHGKFGSPGREVAQKRPGVEEMSPHHRSIYSALISAGCCTSSCRSVKLWDSFDAS